The Flavipsychrobacter sp. genome contains the following window.
TCGTATTTGGTGGGACGGGTAAAAGAGTTGTCTAAACCTTTAGCATTTGACTCATAAAACATAACATCAATCAGCTTGTCTGTTTTACTGTATGTATAGGTATCTTTTCTTACAGGCACGTATGAACCATTTTGATACAAGTAGGTTTCCCCAAAATTCATTGTACCATCTTGCATTGTATCAACTGCATACAGCTCAACTTGCATATATTTATGAAGCTCAAGCAAAGCTCCACTTTTACTGTAGTTGTAAACGTACAAATCATTCAGATAAAGGCTATCACCTTGTATTATAAAATGAAACGCAGTATCATAAAATGGCAAATGCTGTCCCTTTGGATGCGGTGATATTTTACACTCTCTATATCCATACCTAGATATTTTTGTCACACTTTCTATCATGCGTGTACCATTACTATCATACTCATACGTAGAGTCGGCCACCAGCCTATACCGCTGACCATAGCCATGGGTAGCTAGGAGAAGTAGTATTGATATGTAACAGGCGGTTCTCATGGTTTAGTAGGCTTCGTAGGTGTATACTTTTCTTTCCACCAATTTCTTTCTTTCTTCTTTGGGAGCAGTTTCTTCAATTAAGTAATGGCTAGTAGTTGCTTTCTTTCCATAAATGTCATAAGTAGTTTCTACTAAGCTTTGGCTAATTGGCTGTGTTCTTGCAGTGTCTTCATATTGTGTAGTTGCTTCAGCTATCAATTTGCCCATACTATTGTAGCTATACTTTACTTCTTTTACACTAGCCAGCGATTGTATACCACTTGTTACAGACAGCATAGTTGCCACTGCTCCTTTGGGGGTATAGGTATATCGAGTAAAGCCTTCATAGACAAACGAATCAGGTGTACGAGCTAAATTTTTATGCTCTACAAGCTGCCCTTTATCATCATACTGTTTATACTCCTTATGCCATATTGCAAGGGTGTCCTCTTCAGATACGATATAGGTATTACTTAGTTGCCTGTTCTGCGCACTATCATAAATATACCTTTTCTCAAAGTGTAGAGGTGTCTCCTTATCAACTATGCCATAATAGTCGGGATTATTGACATACTCTTCTGTAACGCTTATTTGTCCGTCTATATATATATCCTTCCCCATCATTACTAATGTGCTATCATTGTTGATACCGTACCCTACTCTATTTGTAAGCTTCCCATCTTTATATGCCAATACAACTTTCGCCAATAAAGTAAAATGAGGCTCTTTGACGACCGTGTCTGTAATTACTGCTTTCTCCATTGGCACCATTGCTGTACTCGCCAGCATATCAGTATAGGTATACGATGTAGTAGGTAGTGTATCGTTTGTATAGTCTACTGCCGTAAAACTTATGGGGTGCTTACCATTTGCATATGGCCTATATTGCCATGCAGTGTCTTGCAATCCAAAATGATTGTAAGAGCGAACTTCTTTTTCTAGCAGCCGTACCTCCCCATCCATCTCATAGGTATAGCGTAGAAAGGTATCACAATCTGCTCTTGGGTTCTCGTAAGTGCGCCTGCCACTACTATCTTCTTTGTACCGATATTGCAGCACACTCACTACACTCGAATCAAAAAATTTTGACCACCCATATTTATAGGTTGTCTCTTCCACTAGTCTATACCTACCCTCTTGGTACTCTTCTTTACAGCCAGAGGCAGCTACTACGATTAAGAAAACAATTAAAAAGGTTGACAGCTTCATAAATAAGGTTGTGCTACCAAGATACAATATAGGTACTGCACTATCACTACGTGCTTGGTATCGGTTTTGTCATTTATAGGGGCAATAAAACCGCCTCAATTCCGTTAAAAAAAATTACCATATCTTTAGTATACAACTCTATACACTCATGAAAAAGATCAGCATTCTACTATTAGCCCTCCTTTTAGCCCACGCACCAGTTGATGCACAGCTACGCCTTGTCAGTAAGCATGGCTATACTAATAAGGGTTTAACCTCTGTAGACACAGTAGCTATAACTTATGCTAGTAACAACAAACTACCCGGTGGCGCTAAAGACTATTCGAGCAATAAGCTAAAATGCAACACTAGTAAGCTATGGGTTTATAGTACTATATATGGCTACCTTCCTGTAACAGAAGTGAATAACGAATTTGACGCACAATGGCGCATCTCTAAAAGAACCTTTAAAACTGTACCCAGTACATCTCCTCCGGGCACTACACCCGACAGCGGAAAGATCTACTACACCTACAATAGCAACGGAAATGAGATAAAACGACAGGAGTTGAGATGGAACCGTAGCAGTAATATATGGGATACTTCGCTCCAACATATTACTAGCTACAATACTAATGGCGACATACAGACCTATGAAATTAAAGGTTATTCCCAAAGCCTAAACCAATTTGTAGGCAATAGACGCCACAACTATATCTACGACACAAAAAACAACCTAACGGAATATATCTTAGAAGCTTGGGACAACAAAACCAATAGCTACATCACCGAGCAGCACGACACCTACACTTACACCCCCAACAACAACATCAGCACCTATACACGGCAAGACTATAACTTTACATTCAAAAAATGGGAGAACAAGAGAAGAGAATATTATGCCTATACCAACGGACTGGAAACCCTCCATGTGATCCAAAAACCTACAGCCAACGGATGGGAGAACGAACGAAAATTTGAAAGCCAATACGATGCACAAAATGAACTGATAAATGAGGATGTAAGTTTGTGGACCAATAACACATGGGTGTACTTCTATAGAACGACCTATGCCATAGCAAGTAAAACACCGCTCATAAAATATACGATACAACAATATTGGGAAGAAAAGGAAAAGAGCTTCTTCCCAAATAATAAAATAACAGAGGTGTATAACAGCTCCAACTATCTGGAACTATTTGTAAAGAACAATTGGGATGGCATTAACGAAAGATGGACTGTATCATCAGACAGTCAGGTATACCGTTACGAAAGCATTTGGCCTAGTACAGTTAGCACGGCAGCGCAAGGCAACAACCCCACCCTCACACTATACCCCAACCCCACTAGCGGGCAGCTGCTCCATTATAGCGTAAGCGGCCACAATAACACACCTTATACTATAAGCATACATAGCCTGCAGGGGCAGCTCCTGTTTCAAAAAAATGTAACGAACGGAGCTAGTCAACAGGCTATCCCAATTACAAACTTTGCCAATGGGCAATACCTCTTTTCTGTAAAAACAGAACAAGGAATGATCTCAAAACCATTTTCTGTAGTCAGGTAGTGCGGAATGAGAGTAGCTATAGTTCCTAAAACATAAAGTAAGCGCAAGAAAAATAAATAGAAAAGCCCTGCATAATTCGGGGCTTTTCTATTTACTACCATTAACAAAAAATGGGTGATAACACGCTTTCTCAGCAAAAACATATTCATTAATTTTACAATACCTAATCACCAAATTTTATCATCATGAAAAAATTATTGTTAGCCATAGCCTTGCTATGCAGTTTCTCATTTGTTGCCAATGCGCAATACAATTCCTTTACTATTACTAACAACACAAGCTGCACCGTATACTATACGATGTATGGCACAGTACTGGGCGCAGTACCTGCCTGCCAAGCCGACTATGTAAGTAGTGTTATTTCCCTTGGGCCTACATCTTCGGTTACCTACCTAGACCCTACGGGTGTGCCCGGTGGGCTGATAAAGGGTGGCGGACCTATACTGGGTGGGCCAGACATGTTTACTATGATAAGAGTATATCATGGCGACCCTAATATTGCTTGCACCACAGCCGGCGTTGCCGATGTGAGTGATTGCATTACGGGTACAGTGCTGGTCAATAACTGGGTACT
Protein-coding sequences here:
- a CDS encoding T9SS type A sorting domain-containing protein, producing the protein MKKISILLLALLLAHAPVDAQLRLVSKHGYTNKGLTSVDTVAITYASNNKLPGGAKDYSSNKLKCNTSKLWVYSTIYGYLPVTEVNNEFDAQWRISKRTFKTVPSTSPPGTTPDSGKIYYTYNSNGNEIKRQELRWNRSSNIWDTSLQHITSYNTNGDIQTYEIKGYSQSLNQFVGNRRHNYIYDTKNNLTEYILEAWDNKTNSYITEQHDTYTYTPNNNISTYTRQDYNFTFKKWENKRREYYAYTNGLETLHVIQKPTANGWENERKFESQYDAQNELINEDVSLWTNNTWVYFYRTTYAIASKTPLIKYTIQQYWEEKEKSFFPNNKITEVYNSSNYLELFVKNNWDGINERWTVSSDSQVYRYESIWPSTVSTAAQGNNPTLTLYPNPTSGQLLHYSVSGHNNTPYTISIHSLQGQLLFQKNVTNGASQQAIPITNFANGQYLFSVKTEQGMISKPFSVVR